The following coding sequences are from one Candidatus Micrarchaeota archaeon window:
- the topA gene encoding DNA topoisomerase I translates to MTKMLICEKPKVARTMAYALAEGKVTAKRKYGVAYYEIERNGERLLIVSAVGHVYTLAEKTPTRKYPVFDIEWKPAYQVDKSLSYTRNYIRVIEELAPKTDEVVSACDYDIEGSLIAWNVIRFACKRTDGKRMKFSALTRRDLIESYENMGNLDYTNAYAGEARHILDWFYGINLSRALMISLQKQNIRKTLSIGRIQGPALAILAQREIEIREFTPEPYYQIWALHKKVKFIHEKERFTDKKEFEKVYNKIKDKRKAKVLTVDKKIFKMPPKPPFDLTSLQVEAYRVFGFQPAKTLEYAQTLYEASMISYPRTSSQKLPAKLGHKRIIKELSQQDTYAEYAEHILESGRFRPYEGKKDDPAHPAIHPLGPIAKVGKNEMKLYDLIVRRYLACFYEYAERETQTVKIDISGERFKASGKRTITPGWITPYKYAGLEETEFPGYREGMEITVKLDAEEKMTKPPNRYTPASLVSELEKRGLGTKATRAVVVETLYDRQYIEGTSIKVTPLGMAVYETLKKYCPEILDEKLTRKFEYEMERIMSHEYEEYKVIEEGKETLIKILKKFKENEDKIGKELAARLQKTTYKVVGKCPNCDSGHLVIVRSPKTRKQYVSCDNFPKCPTTYPLPQNALIEPTGKTCEKCGTPIIKVIRKGRPPFEMCLDPNCPTKAGWEKKKEKSSRKPRRRKRKKV, encoded by the coding sequence TTGACAAAAATGCTCATCTGTGAGAAACCAAAAGTTGCACGTACGATGGCTTACGCGTTAGCCGAAGGTAAAGTTACTGCAAAACGCAAGTACGGTGTCGCATATTACGAGATAGAAAGGAACGGGGAACGGTTACTCATAGTGTCTGCAGTGGGTCATGTTTACACGTTGGCCGAGAAAACACCTACAAGGAAGTATCCTGTGTTTGATATCGAATGGAAACCCGCTTACCAGGTAGACAAATCTTTATCGTATACACGTAACTACATCAGGGTCATAGAAGAATTGGCTCCAAAAACCGATGAAGTGGTTAGTGCCTGTGATTACGATATAGAGGGATCACTTATAGCATGGAACGTAATTAGGTTTGCGTGCAAAAGAACCGACGGTAAAAGGATGAAGTTCTCTGCTCTTACACGTAGGGACCTTATCGAGTCGTATGAGAATATGGGCAACCTTGATTACACAAACGCATACGCTGGAGAAGCAAGACATATTCTCGATTGGTTCTACGGGATTAATCTGTCAAGAGCGCTCATGATCTCTTTGCAGAAACAGAACATCAGAAAAACTCTGAGCATAGGTAGAATACAAGGTCCTGCCCTTGCTATTCTTGCCCAGAGAGAAATAGAGATCAGAGAGTTCACACCAGAACCTTACTATCAGATATGGGCATTGCATAAGAAAGTAAAGTTCATACACGAGAAAGAGAGGTTTACCGATAAGAAAGAGTTCGAGAAGGTCTATAACAAGATTAAAGACAAGCGAAAAGCAAAAGTCCTGACAGTAGATAAAAAGATTTTCAAGATGCCTCCAAAGCCGCCGTTCGACCTTACAAGTTTACAGGTAGAAGCATACAGGGTGTTCGGGTTCCAACCCGCCAAAACCTTGGAGTATGCCCAAACACTTTACGAGGCTTCTATGATATCTTATCCGCGTACCTCTTCACAGAAGTTGCCTGCAAAACTCGGTCACAAACGGATCATTAAGGAATTGAGCCAGCAGGATACGTACGCCGAATATGCGGAACATATACTTGAGTCAGGACGTTTCAGACCGTACGAAGGTAAAAAGGATGACCCGGCACATCCGGCGATACATCCGTTGGGTCCTATTGCCAAGGTCGGAAAAAACGAGATGAAACTCTACGACCTAATCGTAAGGAGATATCTGGCATGTTTCTACGAATACGCAGAAAGAGAGACGCAAACAGTAAAGATAGATATCTCAGGTGAACGGTTCAAAGCCTCTGGGAAACGAACAATAACACCCGGGTGGATAACACCTTACAAATATGCAGGTCTGGAGGAAACGGAGTTCCCAGGATATAGGGAAGGGATGGAGATAACCGTTAAACTGGATGCGGAAGAAAAGATGACCAAACCTCCGAACAGGTATACGCCGGCATCGTTGGTCTCGGAACTTGAAAAGAGAGGGTTGGGTACAAAAGCGACGCGTGCAGTGGTCGTAGAAACGTTGTACGACAGACAGTACATAGAAGGGACGAGCATAAAGGTAACACCCCTAGGGATGGCTGTTTATGAAACATTGAAGAAGTACTGTCCGGAGATCCTGGACGAAAAACTGACCAGAAAGTTTGAATACGAGATGGAAAGAATCATGTCGCACGAGTACGAGGAATACAAAGTGATAGAAGAGGGCAAAGAAACACTCATCAAGATATTGAAAAAGTTTAAGGAGAACGAAGATAAGATCGGGAAAGAGTTAGCCGCACGACTTCAAAAAACAACGTACAAAGTCGTGGGTAAATGTCCCAACTGTGATTCCGGACATCTGGTTATCGTAAGGTCTCCCAAGACACGTAAGCAATATGTGTCATGCGACAACTTCCCTAAATGTCCCACTACCTATCCGTTGCCTCAGAATGCGCTGATCGAACCGACCGGTAAAACATGCGAAAAATGCGGGACACCGATAATCAAAGTGATAAGGAAAGGTAGACCTCCGTTTGAGATGTGTCTGGACCCGAACTGTCCCACTAAGGCTGGTTGGGAGAAGAAAAAAGAAAAATCGTCAAGAAAACCGAGACGGAGAAAGAGAAAGAAGGTTTGA
- the asnS gene encoding asparagine--tRNA ligase, which translates to MDETERIIKEVEGCKPVELLTDDLAGQTVSVKGWVYRIRKTKERVFIVVRDSTGIVQALVERSQVSDDVWETANKLYIESSLILKGKLRKDERAPTGYEIDVESLTPVSIGEPFPIGKDLSVEFLLDNRHLWVRSQKLTKIMKARHHVINYLQEYLQSEGFWNLTPPIIIKSACEGGAALFSVDYFGERAHLTESSQLYGEALIYSLEKIYVFAPSFRAEPSRTVRHLAEYWHLEPEAAWYDFEKNIKLQEGLVSYVCEKMVENHSELLKDIGREPAQLKKVEPPFPRMSYDEMVDTLQSKGLDFEWGQDPGADEEKVLTKDLELPLIVHHYPSEVKAFYMREDPNRKGTVLTNDMLAPEGHGEIITGSERIWKVDELIEKMKRFGLDPDSEDYKWYVDLRRYGSVPHSGFGLGIERFLKWILNLDHIRDTIPFPRTINRVRP; encoded by the coding sequence ATGGATGAGACCGAACGGATTATTAAAGAGGTTGAAGGATGTAAACCCGTTGAACTGTTGACGGACGATCTAGCCGGTCAGACCGTTTCGGTTAAGGGTTGGGTATACCGGATACGTAAGACTAAGGAACGTGTATTTATAGTGGTTCGTGATTCTACTGGTATCGTACAGGCTCTTGTAGAACGTTCACAGGTATCTGATGATGTTTGGGAAACAGCAAATAAATTATACATTGAGAGTTCTTTAATCTTGAAGGGTAAGTTGCGAAAAGACGAACGAGCCCCCACCGGTTATGAGATTGATGTAGAATCGTTAACACCGGTTAGTATAGGTGAACCATTCCCGATAGGAAAGGATCTATCAGTAGAATTCCTCCTGGATAATAGACATCTCTGGGTGAGGTCTCAGAAGTTAACCAAGATTATGAAAGCGAGACATCATGTGATCAACTATCTTCAGGAATACCTACAATCTGAAGGTTTTTGGAACCTCACACCACCTATTATAATAAAGTCCGCGTGTGAGGGAGGTGCTGCTCTTTTCTCGGTAGATTACTTTGGTGAACGTGCCCACCTGACAGAGAGTAGTCAACTCTACGGTGAGGCGCTCATCTATTCTCTAGAGAAGATATACGTATTTGCCCCTTCGTTTAGGGCGGAACCGTCCAGGACGGTAAGACATCTAGCCGAGTACTGGCATCTGGAACCTGAGGCTGCTTGGTATGATTTTGAGAAGAATATCAAACTTCAGGAGGGATTAGTATCTTATGTATGTGAAAAGATGGTCGAGAACCACTCTGAACTCTTAAAAGATATCGGTCGGGAGCCTGCTCAACTCAAAAAGGTTGAACCTCCATTCCCACGGATGAGTTATGATGAGATGGTTGACACCTTACAGAGTAAAGGTCTTGATTTTGAATGGGGTCAAGATCCGGGTGCCGACGAGGAGAAGGTTCTCACCAAAGACCTAGAGTTACCTTTGATAGTCCATCATTATCCTTCAGAGGTAAAAGCCTTTTATATGCGAGAGGATCCTAATAGAAAAGGAACGGTATTAACTAATGACATGTTGGCTCCTGAAGGACATGGCGAGATTATCACTGGTTCCGAGAGGATTTGGAAAGTGGATGAATTGATAGAGAAGATGAAACGCTTCGGTTTGGATCCGGATTCTGAGGATTATAAGTGGTATGTTGATCTGAGAAGGTACGGTTCTGTTCCTCACAGCGGTTTCGGTTTGGGTATCGAACGGTTCCTTAAGTGGATACTTAATCTGGATCATATTCGTGATACTATTCCCTTCCCGAGAACGATCAACCGTGTGAGGCCGTGA